The Thaumasiovibrio subtropicus genome window below encodes:
- a CDS encoding peptidylprolyl isomerase, with product MITLHTNFGDIQIELNKDKAPVSSRNFRKYCEDGFYNGTIFHRVIKGFMIQGGGLTELMDEKETRAPITNEANRGLKNITGTIAMARTDAPHSATAQFFINLDDNDFLDHTAKTNNGWGYAVFGKVTLGMEVVNKIAEVHTLSRMGHDDVPAETVMIERVTIDASEDVG from the coding sequence ATGATTACCCTTCACACCAATTTTGGTGACATCCAAATCGAACTCAACAAAGACAAAGCACCTGTATCTTCACGTAACTTCAGAAAATACTGTGAAGATGGTTTCTATAACGGCACTATTTTCCACCGCGTGATTAAAGGCTTCATGATCCAAGGTGGTGGCCTGACAGAATTGATGGACGAAAAGGAAACGCGTGCGCCTATCACCAATGAGGCAAATCGCGGCCTAAAGAATATCACCGGTACCATCGCAATGGCTCGAACGGATGCTCCACACTCTGCAACTGCGCAGTTTTTTATTAATCTTGATGACAATGACTTCCTCGATCACACAGCGAAAACCAACAACGGTTGGGGCTATGCTGTGTTTGGCAAAGTGACTTTAGGGATGGAGGTTGTCAATAAGATTGCTGAGGTACATACGTTATCACGGATGGGGCATGATGATGTGCCAGCAGAGACAGTTATGATTGAACGGGTGACCATCGACGCATCAGAAGACGTTGGATAA
- a CDS encoding serine hydrolase domain-containing protein, with translation MNYVNESIRDLISSQYPNVAGLIATRRGKVALEYFAPGISSQTPIHLSSVTKSIFSMLIGVALKQGEIQSIEQRVLEFFPDYALKRGEKTLPHLRIKELLSMTAPYKFKSEPYTRIYSSHDWTMASLDLLGGKGEVGQFKYTTPALHVLSGLLSKATGQCVADYANKALFAPLGIAHVKSITLNGRQQHLDFTRSARDRGWVADPRGDNTPGWGLVLSTSDLIRLAHLYLANGIWEGQRLLPSTWIHQSTSEQSRWGERRYGYLWWLMPDINNGYCALGDGGNALLISPNDEVVVAITSYFVPRPKDRVTLFTEHLLPLLVSEF, from the coding sequence ATGAACTATGTCAATGAATCCATAAGAGATCTTATCAGCAGTCAATACCCCAACGTCGCTGGACTGATTGCGACCCGGCGAGGCAAGGTAGCACTTGAATATTTCGCCCCCGGCATTTCAAGCCAAACCCCAATACATCTCTCCTCAGTCACAAAAAGTATCTTCTCGATGCTAATTGGGGTTGCGCTTAAACAAGGAGAGATACAAAGCATTGAACAGCGAGTTTTGGAGTTCTTCCCTGACTACGCATTAAAACGCGGCGAAAAAACACTCCCTCACCTTCGGATTAAGGAGCTACTAAGTATGACCGCCCCTTACAAGTTTAAGAGTGAGCCGTATACACGTATCTACTCGAGCCACGATTGGACAATGGCGTCGCTGGATCTTCTCGGGGGAAAAGGCGAAGTTGGGCAGTTTAAGTACACGACTCCCGCGTTGCATGTCTTATCTGGGCTGCTGAGCAAGGCGACTGGACAATGTGTGGCCGACTACGCAAATAAGGCGTTGTTTGCGCCGCTTGGCATTGCGCACGTGAAAAGCATTACCTTGAATGGTCGACAGCAGCACCTCGATTTTACTCGCTCTGCCCGTGATCGCGGCTGGGTTGCCGATCCTCGCGGCGACAACACGCCAGGCTGGGGGCTGGTGTTAAGTACATCTGACCTCATTAGGTTGGCGCACCTTTACCTTGCTAACGGGATTTGGGAAGGCCAACGCCTACTGCCAAGCACATGGATACACCAGAGTACTTCAGAGCAGAGCCGCTGGGGCGAGCGTCGATACGGCTATCTGTGGTGGCTAATGCCTGATATCAATAACGGCTATTGTGCTCTAGGTGATGGCGGGAACGCCCTGTTGATATCGCCAAATGATGAGGTAGTGGTCGCAATCACATCGTACTTCGTACCGCGCCCCAAAGACAGGGTCACGCTGTTCACTGAGCACCTATTGCCGTTACTCGTCTCTGAGTTCTAA
- a CDS encoding Fis family transcriptional regulator — protein sequence MRKSDKKVENLIRNVLTDVCEDTLKGYDGFLWVTHTVNFSSFPQSLKIICVFETQEDRASFIAKEGQQHVASTIQKAFNKVGVQLKNVSKQISYEIQ from the coding sequence ATGCGCAAATCCGATAAGAAGGTCGAGAACCTGATTAGGAATGTATTGACCGACGTTTGTGAAGATACGCTAAAAGGTTACGACGGCTTTCTTTGGGTCACTCACACGGTTAACTTCTCATCCTTTCCACAAAGCCTAAAAATTATCTGTGTATTTGAAACACAAGAAGATAGAGCAAGCTTTATAGCGAAAGAAGGCCAGCAGCATGTCGCCTCTACCATCCAAAAAGCCTTCAATAAGGTTGGGGTACAACTCAAGAACGTCAGTAAGCAAATCAGTTACGAAATACAATAA
- a CDS encoding MarR family winged helix-turn-helix transcriptional regulator: protein MDSDGEMFTKIVLGIFKVSGQLNTEGDRMSEEFGLSSARWKIMGAIEKSDVRLTVPEIGRAMGQSRQASQRIVDVMAKDGLVAFIDNPSHKRAKHITLTSEGKRIYDLLDSIQGTWATEAAAALTREELDITLRTLQKMAKYFDK, encoded by the coding sequence ATGGATTCAGATGGTGAAATGTTCACAAAGATCGTGCTGGGAATATTTAAAGTCAGTGGCCAACTCAACACAGAAGGCGACCGGATGAGTGAGGAGTTCGGCTTAAGCAGTGCACGCTGGAAAATTATGGGTGCAATCGAAAAGTCGGATGTGCGGCTTACGGTCCCCGAGATTGGCCGAGCCATGGGTCAAAGCCGGCAAGCCAGCCAAAGAATTGTTGATGTGATGGCAAAAGATGGCTTAGTCGCATTTATCGATAATCCCAGCCATAAGCGAGCAAAGCACATTACACTCACGTCCGAAGGCAAACGCATATATGACTTGCTTGATAGCATACAAGGGACATGGGCGACAGAAGCCGCAGCAGCGTTGACACGAGAAGAGTTGGATATCACCTTGCGTACCCTTCAGAAGATGGCTAAGTACTTTGATAAGTAG
- a CDS encoding MFS transporter, producing the protein MRQTRPLLLALIANGAGHAYFAISLPALGRAQMMADLHVGLIMSLSALLLIITGPIWGWACDRFGRKQILAIGLISSAVTTFLLALLIKNAALLPGLFANMLLGIRVLQAALSAGLKPATQATVSDITAPNNRMQAMGVMGATFGAGTLLGGLLAIMSGQNGLVEGFIALSVLMTLSSLWVCFKLPETHNATTKVTASTFTLTAPMIYLVSTVICLTIYSALQPITGWRLQDAFALNGDQTIKTTGGIMMSSMLAMIVAQIGLSCLKHASLTAQHRVRMMGSVFAAVALLLCALSSSPMVLALGMGLLGMGFGLFLPANLALMTSRVADHQQGKLAGLNGLSQGVGLTLGPALGSLIYQYHPQLPFYVAAAAMVFLVLLAIQTPKFKPPQEA; encoded by the coding sequence ATGCGACAAACTCGACCACTACTTCTTGCATTGATTGCCAACGGCGCAGGCCATGCCTATTTCGCTATCAGCTTGCCCGCCCTTGGCAGAGCCCAAATGATGGCTGATTTACATGTTGGCCTGATAATGAGTTTATCCGCCCTACTATTAATCATAACTGGGCCTATTTGGGGTTGGGCTTGCGATAGGTTCGGTCGAAAGCAGATCCTTGCCATTGGCTTGATTTCAAGCGCTGTTACCACCTTTTTATTGGCCCTATTAATCAAAAACGCTGCACTCTTACCCGGTCTATTCGCCAACATGCTGTTGGGTATTCGAGTATTACAAGCTGCCCTGAGCGCCGGACTCAAACCGGCAACTCAAGCCACAGTCAGTGACATCACAGCGCCGAACAATCGAATGCAAGCCATGGGGGTAATGGGGGCAACGTTCGGTGCGGGCACCCTATTGGGTGGACTGTTAGCGATAATGAGCGGGCAAAACGGGCTTGTCGAAGGCTTTATTGCTCTGAGTGTATTAATGACGCTCTCCTCACTGTGGGTTTGCTTTAAGCTACCCGAAACACACAACGCAACGACAAAGGTGACCGCATCGACCTTCACGCTCACTGCGCCGATGATTTACCTTGTTTCAACGGTGATTTGCTTGACCATCTATAGCGCTTTACAACCCATTACCGGTTGGCGACTACAAGATGCATTCGCGCTTAATGGCGATCAAACCATCAAAACGACTGGCGGCATTATGATGAGTAGCATGCTTGCCATGATCGTCGCTCAAATCGGATTAAGTTGTCTCAAACACGCCAGTTTAACGGCCCAGCATCGCGTCAGAATGATGGGTAGCGTGTTCGCGGCAGTGGCGCTTCTACTCTGTGCTTTGAGTTCCAGTCCAATGGTGCTAGCACTTGGGATGGGTTTACTGGGCATGGGATTCGGGCTTTTCTTGCCTGCCAACTTGGCGTTGATGACAAGCCGAGTTGCTGATCACCAACAAGGTAAACTGGCAGGTTTAAATGGTTTAAGCCAAGGAGTTGGGCTGACACTTGGCCCAGCATTAGGATCCTTGATTTATCAATACCACCCACAGTTGCCCTTCTACGTGGCCGCTGCAGCAATGGTGTTTTTGGTGCTGCTTGCCATTCAAACACCCAAATTCAAACCACCTCAAGAGGCTTGA
- a CDS encoding TonB-dependent receptor, producing MTLPRIRSAFSLISGAMFFTPLAHAEQPSSETYIVTARHWQEPTLMIPASIDTVNVEDRKASPETLEQQVSNVRVEHSSVQTQVAIRGSTGYNTSLQQPVGYYLDDIALPLGGTQLPPLFNFESITVIKGPQGDLYGRHSQAGVIKLTSQSPDWQPRATAQLSSGITQGAKDDQPSHVLAVRGSNTLMDDVLAGSIAIRAEHTSGPQYNLFDDNKQSGKQENVAANISFDGIIGSNTQWQWRSHSSRLEMGKAQMRYLTGLAATPRFTTNYNSNSVEHRDTDIHSLRIDHDWQGLTLTSISGGTVFRRDFTTDLDLTPAPMPPTVMTLKDNMLSQELRLTNAPSSETFRWLVGAYLFQQDSDIDFTIGGSQMMPRTQRITAIAQSGIAAFGQVEWQLQPDWALTLGLRAERINKQGHQRFYSIAANQYQADLDHTIWLPKTSLRYQFSPTSQVYLSAAQGYLPAGFNYASAQNLASFTYDEETSTNIELGYKALLLKDRLQFSGAIFHITTQDKQITDLQPGFVQTISNAAKTTSYGAELSADYRWYNAISSFARLGAMTAEADQYIVHTFNGSGFVSQDLAGNDLPLAPALTYAVGIEYRPQQGWFARLVGSGSSKYYFDSANTLSHPSYFTLDAELGYQFSHASLALNIDNAFDELRYSRSVSTPQGVVVEDSHERYFGLTVKMDW from the coding sequence ATGACCTTGCCCCGTATCCGTTCCGCGTTCAGCCTAATAAGCGGCGCCATGTTCTTCACTCCGCTAGCTCATGCTGAGCAGCCGAGTTCCGAGACGTATATTGTCACGGCCCGCCATTGGCAAGAGCCTACTTTGATGATTCCCGCCAGCATCGACACCGTTAACGTCGAAGACCGCAAAGCGAGCCCAGAAACACTTGAGCAACAAGTGAGCAATGTGCGGGTCGAGCACTCTTCAGTACAAACACAAGTTGCTATTCGAGGCAGCACTGGCTACAACACCAGCTTGCAACAACCCGTCGGATATTACCTTGATGATATCGCGCTTCCCCTTGGTGGTACGCAGCTTCCTCCCTTGTTCAACTTCGAGTCGATAACAGTGATCAAAGGTCCCCAAGGGGATCTCTACGGACGCCACTCTCAAGCCGGGGTCATTAAGTTAACGAGCCAAAGCCCCGACTGGCAACCCCGTGCAACGGCCCAGCTTTCATCAGGTATTACTCAGGGTGCAAAGGACGATCAGCCCTCACATGTATTGGCAGTGCGCGGCAGTAATACGCTAATGGATGACGTGCTCGCAGGGTCGATCGCTATTCGAGCCGAGCACACGTCGGGGCCGCAATACAACCTATTTGATGACAACAAACAAAGTGGGAAGCAAGAAAACGTCGCTGCCAATATCAGTTTCGATGGGATTATAGGCTCGAATACACAATGGCAATGGCGCAGCCATAGTAGCCGTCTGGAGATGGGAAAAGCACAAATGCGCTACTTAACCGGTTTGGCAGCAACACCACGCTTTACCACGAATTACAATAGCAACAGTGTCGAACACCGAGATACCGACATTCACTCATTGCGTATTGACCACGATTGGCAAGGGCTTACCTTGACATCGATCTCAGGCGGAACCGTGTTTAGACGCGACTTTACCACTGATTTAGATCTCACACCGGCACCGATGCCACCAACGGTAATGACGTTGAAAGACAACATGTTATCGCAAGAACTGCGCCTGACCAACGCGCCTTCCAGTGAGACATTTCGCTGGCTCGTTGGCGCCTATCTCTTCCAGCAAGATAGCGATATCGATTTTACCATTGGCGGCAGTCAAATGATGCCGCGCACTCAACGTATCACTGCAATAGCGCAATCTGGCATTGCAGCGTTCGGGCAAGTCGAGTGGCAACTTCAGCCTGATTGGGCACTCACATTAGGCTTACGCGCTGAGCGAATCAACAAACAAGGCCACCAGCGCTTTTACAGCATCGCCGCCAACCAGTACCAGGCAGATCTTGATCATACGATTTGGCTACCGAAGACAAGCTTGCGCTATCAATTCTCGCCGACAAGCCAAGTTTATCTCTCAGCGGCACAAGGGTATTTACCCGCGGGCTTTAACTACGCATCAGCACAAAACTTGGCTTCTTTTACTTATGATGAAGAGACAAGCACCAACATTGAACTCGGTTATAAAGCCTTGCTACTCAAAGATAGACTGCAATTTTCCGGCGCTATCTTCCACATTACGACCCAAGATAAGCAGATTACAGATCTACAACCGGGGTTTGTTCAGACCATCTCAAACGCCGCAAAGACCACCAGTTACGGCGCGGAGCTCTCGGCCGATTATCGATGGTACAATGCCATCAGCAGCTTCGCACGTCTCGGCGCTATGACAGCCGAAGCAGACCAGTACATTGTTCATACCTTTAACGGCTCCGGCTTTGTTTCCCAAGATTTAGCAGGCAATGACCTCCCCTTGGCACCGGCATTGACGTACGCTGTGGGGATTGAATATCGTCCACAGCAAGGTTGGTTCGCTCGTCTGGTTGGCTCAGGCAGTAGTAAATACTACTTCGATTCAGCAAATACCTTATCGCATCCAAGCTACTTCACTCTTGATGCTGAACTTGGCTATCAGTTCAGCCATGCTTCACTTGCCTTGAATATTGACAATGCTTTTGATGAATTGCGCTATAGCCGCTCTGTCAGCACCCCACAAGGTGTCGTCGTCGAAGATAGCCACGAACGTTACTTTGGTCTCACCGTCAAAATGGATTGGTAA
- a CDS encoding sugar ABC transporter substrate-binding protein gives MRNARVRLLTFVFTVFVLLPLNLLADEKQKTVAVITVDFQSNTMLRFGDSFSLRAEEYGWNVIKAEIFGDYSKADAFFENFVELEVDAIFNDMLDPTLIESALLKAKEAGIPVINGDAGFHQDVVTNITSNNYFLSARITKFLFDKMRRDNKNELLAVTWLDHHGIRKRTDIMEAILAEYPEITLVKMHHTSIPGQVQDSRNFVSEYLRSHPDFDGAVWAAWDEPAAGATQAILNARKGDTIYTTGIDGNKWTFDMIRQKPPFLATESQNFEMMGRQVADCMNDIFNKDQDSEKRYCGEVVPYNMYVPTILVTQENLPQVGQFPWSETGEFSQQYADSSVWPSLDGNWGATTNDDLTLNDYTLSALITPLLFDKMTKDSKTDLLVVTTDENDASRRRTRIMDAVLKTYGNLDLKGRNHVSISASSAADAQASVVAFLEKHPDFEGGIWASVDVLNQGVVEAISTLDRQDNIYTLLDISDF, from the coding sequence ATGCGGAATGCTAGAGTTAGACTACTCACGTTTGTCTTCACTGTATTTGTTTTATTGCCGCTAAATTTATTAGCAGATGAAAAACAGAAGACGGTAGCGGTGATTACGGTTGATTTTCAATCGAACACCATGCTGAGGTTTGGGGACTCTTTTTCACTGCGCGCCGAAGAATATGGCTGGAATGTTATCAAAGCGGAAATTTTTGGTGATTATAGTAAGGCCGATGCTTTCTTTGAAAACTTTGTTGAGCTAGAAGTCGACGCGATTTTTAACGACATGTTAGACCCGACATTAATCGAGTCTGCCCTGCTTAAAGCAAAAGAGGCGGGAATTCCCGTTATCAATGGCGATGCCGGTTTCCATCAAGATGTAGTGACCAATATTACATCGAATAATTATTTTCTATCAGCAAGAATCACCAAGTTTCTGTTTGACAAAATGCGCCGTGATAACAAAAACGAGTTACTTGCCGTGACATGGCTCGATCACCATGGCATTAGAAAGCGGACAGATATCATGGAAGCCATCTTGGCTGAGTACCCTGAAATCACATTGGTGAAAATGCATCACACCAGTATTCCGGGTCAGGTGCAGGATTCTAGAAACTTTGTGTCTGAGTATTTACGCAGCCATCCTGATTTTGATGGTGCAGTCTGGGCTGCGTGGGATGAACCTGCGGCGGGCGCGACACAAGCGATTTTGAATGCGCGAAAAGGAGACACGATTTACACCACGGGGATCGATGGCAACAAATGGACCTTTGATATGATCAGGCAGAAGCCGCCTTTTCTCGCCACTGAATCTCAGAACTTTGAGATGATGGGAAGACAAGTCGCAGACTGCATGAACGATATCTTTAACAAAGATCAGGATTCTGAAAAGCGCTACTGTGGAGAGGTGGTTCCCTACAATATGTATGTGCCCACCATTTTGGTTACTCAAGAGAATTTGCCTCAAGTGGGTCAGTTCCCGTGGAGTGAAACTGGTGAGTTTTCTCAACAATATGCGGACTCGTCAGTTTGGCCGTCACTGGATGGAAACTGGGGGGCAACAACCAATGATGACTTAACGCTGAATGACTACACATTGTCAGCACTCATTACGCCGCTGCTATTCGATAAGATGACCAAAGACAGTAAAACCGACTTATTGGTTGTCACAACAGATGAAAACGATGCGTCGCGAAGAAGAACAAGAATTATGGATGCGGTGCTTAAAACCTATGGCAACCTTGATCTGAAGGGACGAAACCATGTCAGCATTTCAGCGAGCTCGGCTGCGGATGCACAGGCGTCAGTCGTCGCTTTTCTAGAAAAGCACCCGGATTTTGAAGGCGGGATTTGGGCTTCGGTTGATGTGTTAAATCAAGGGGTAGTTGAAGCGATATCAACGCTAGACAGGCAGGACAATATATATACGTTGCTTGATATTAGTGATTTTTGA
- a CDS encoding ATP-binding protein, translated as MRAITMIKEASVYHSISSKFGLTLLVVFIIVSSILGVLNYSESEKELEKQVEAKMDAALSRLSLGLGKLLYNIYSDQVYQIIVSEMNDEELHTILIKDASGSYVTHGRSRNDDWQLRNINKDLIDGDDELYYKEVEIYFNPIGSNNADDNELMGYAKVYTTKKFLRDKLTDLVISTIVESILLFTVLYFAIYMILMMVVINPLQKLKMSSDELAKGNLSFDIDIGRKDEIGSLADSFVIMRDSIRKKISDLDTLNTTGEALSEIIASNNRQQSTLSIVTIVKRVLLEYLDLETCDVFIRDENDKQVYRENGELAPADPLLVESIESQQVAVDKRRTEARCCMPMLHDGNVIAVFDVRGKPESFDYDSIGNEFISTLFRMGSTAVLRVMMLDDIQRLNQDLEKRVKERTEELSIAQIQSEEARKKAEISKDEAERANQAKSQFLSNMSHELRTPLNAVLGFSEMLKAQMQDSKSMSYLMAISSAGNTLLALINSVLDLAKIESGKMELEYRPTSLRQLVNELHSFFYQQASERDILFDVQISDDLEDGVLLDTLKMKQVLINLCSNAVKFTRDGSVTVAVRTANSSSDARVDIYIDITDTGKGIPKSQQERIFQAFEQMAGQKSSEYGGTGLGLAITLEIVHLMGGTINVFSEGENKGARFSIAIPDVEKCHADAIETITESHTATSEQVYFEFAKILVVDDIAYNRNLISSYLSDWDFDILEAENGQDALEKVHEFNPDLILTDLKMPVIDGHELCAKLRDELGTDCMPLVMVTASALVEEQKKLLKVCNEILTKPLAKQTLVQSLTQYLEHSIVEIKPDHLSQGDGIDVQALNFQSIPEEILIELIALIEIGDTKQAVELCHTLPDELSNESQWITDMLDDFELEKLLVKLKLSDDLVS; from the coding sequence ATGCGTGCAATAACGATGATAAAAGAAGCGAGTGTATATCATAGTATTAGTAGTAAGTTTGGTCTTACCTTACTTGTTGTGTTTATTATCGTGAGTTCAATACTTGGTGTCTTAAATTACTCGGAGTCTGAAAAGGAACTAGAGAAACAAGTTGAAGCTAAAATGGATGCGGCTTTGTCTCGATTATCTCTAGGCTTGGGAAAGCTACTTTATAATATCTACAGCGATCAGGTTTATCAGATTATCGTTTCTGAGATGAATGATGAAGAGCTGCACACCATTCTCATCAAAGATGCATCTGGATCATATGTTACCCATGGCAGAAGTCGCAATGATGATTGGCAGTTAAGAAATATCAACAAGGACCTCATCGATGGCGATGATGAACTCTATTATAAAGAGGTGGAAATATACTTTAATCCGATAGGCTCGAATAATGCAGATGACAACGAGTTAATGGGATATGCAAAAGTTTATACAACAAAGAAATTTCTGAGAGACAAACTTACCGATTTAGTCATCAGTACTATTGTCGAAAGTATATTGCTGTTTACCGTACTCTACTTCGCCATTTACATGATTCTTATGATGGTGGTGATTAATCCATTGCAGAAGTTGAAAATGTCGTCTGATGAGTTGGCTAAAGGCAATCTATCATTTGATATTGATATTGGACGTAAGGATGAGATAGGTAGCTTGGCAGATAGCTTTGTTATCATGCGAGACTCAATTCGAAAAAAAATCTCAGATTTAGATACGTTGAATACGACGGGAGAAGCACTTTCTGAAATTATCGCATCGAACAATCGTCAACAGTCCACACTCTCCATCGTCACGATTGTTAAGCGGGTGCTTCTTGAGTATTTAGATTTAGAAACTTGCGATGTGTTTATCCGGGACGAGAACGATAAGCAGGTTTACAGAGAGAACGGTGAGCTTGCACCCGCTGATCCCTTGCTTGTCGAGAGCATTGAAAGTCAGCAGGTGGCGGTGGATAAACGTCGTACAGAAGCGCGTTGTTGTATGCCAATGCTTCATGACGGAAATGTCATCGCTGTTTTCGATGTGAGGGGTAAGCCAGAAAGCTTTGACTATGATTCGATTGGTAACGAGTTTATCTCGACCCTGTTTAGAATGGGAAGCACCGCGGTTCTCAGGGTGATGATGTTAGATGATATCCAGCGATTAAACCAAGATCTTGAAAAACGGGTTAAAGAACGTACGGAAGAGTTGTCAATCGCGCAAATTCAGTCTGAGGAAGCCCGCAAGAAAGCTGAAATATCAAAAGATGAAGCGGAGCGGGCAAATCAGGCCAAAAGTCAGTTTCTGTCCAATATGTCTCATGAGTTGAGAACGCCGTTGAATGCGGTGTTGGGTTTTTCAGAAATGCTCAAAGCGCAGATGCAAGATAGTAAAAGCATGAGCTATCTAATGGCGATAAGCAGTGCGGGTAATACTTTGCTCGCGTTGATTAATTCTGTCCTCGATCTTGCCAAGATTGAATCCGGGAAAATGGAGTTGGAATACCGTCCTACATCACTTAGGCAGCTTGTCAACGAACTGCACAGCTTCTTTTACCAGCAGGCAAGTGAACGTGACATTCTTTTTGATGTGCAGATCAGTGATGATCTTGAAGATGGTGTTTTGTTAGATACGCTGAAGATGAAGCAGGTATTGATCAACCTGTGCAGTAATGCGGTGAAGTTTACCCGAGATGGTAGCGTGACGGTGGCTGTGAGAACCGCGAACTCTAGCTCTGATGCTCGGGTTGATATCTACATCGATATTACCGATACCGGAAAGGGGATCCCCAAATCGCAACAAGAAAGAATTTTCCAAGCCTTTGAGCAAATGGCAGGTCAAAAAAGTTCAGAATATGGTGGGACAGGTCTAGGATTAGCGATCACCCTTGAAATTGTTCACCTGATGGGGGGAACGATCAATGTGTTCAGCGAAGGTGAGAATAAGGGGGCGCGTTTCAGCATTGCAATACCGGATGTAGAAAAGTGTCATGCTGACGCCATTGAAACCATCACCGAGAGTCACACAGCAACATCTGAGCAAGTGTATTTCGAGTTCGCCAAAATACTGGTTGTCGATGACATCGCTTACAACCGAAACCTCATCTCAAGTTATTTATCCGACTGGGATTTTGACATTCTGGAAGCGGAGAATGGTCAAGACGCGCTTGAAAAAGTACATGAGTTCAATCCCGATTTGATCCTGACTGACCTGAAAATGCCCGTCATTGATGGTCATGAATTGTGCGCTAAGCTAAGAGATGAACTGGGTACAGATTGTATGCCGCTTGTCATGGTCACAGCGTCTGCATTAGTGGAAGAACAGAAGAAATTGCTCAAAGTGTGTAATGAGATTTTGACTAAACCGTTGGCAAAACAAACCCTTGTCCAGTCATTAACACAGTATTTAGAACATTCAATCGTTGAGATAAAACCTGATCACTTGTCACAAGGTGATGGCATTGACGTTCAGGCGTTAAATTTCCAATCCATTCCTGAAGAGATCCTTATCGAACTGATTGCACTTATTGAGATCGGCGATACCAAACAGGCGGTTGAGTTGTGCCACACTTTACCTGATGAGCTCTCGAATGAGTCACAATGGATCACAGACATGTTGGATGACTTCGAACTAGAAAAACTATTAGTGAAGTTGAAATTGAGTGATGACTTAGTGAGTTGA
- a CDS encoding hybrid sensor histidine kinase/response regulator, whose product MNEIMIVDDTPANLKLLESILSGEGYHIRVAINGDMALKSIASSLPDLILMDINMPGISGIETCKKLKQDPELCDVPVIFISASSDTESIEEAFAAGGYDYITKPFRAREVLIRVKSVLSILQAQNEKYRAQLFSTMIQITMGVAHEMNTPIGVCVTANSCLQSQAKKMREKHEASTLTRDDISDWIDQDENVSQLVTKNLHKLDQLITAFKTLPVHDVADVEETNLGQLVQELAEAKTHFLDQKKVVLNLQCEGLVIPAKKKLLVKLFDKLIDNSLDHAFEDDNKEERKIDITLEKVGREIAIVYRDNGIGMEFNDLKKLFEPFFTTKRIEKHIGFSATIIYMTVIWGLEGSIQAKSNSGLQYNIRIPIHK is encoded by the coding sequence ATGAACGAGATTATGATAGTTGACGATACACCGGCTAACCTCAAGCTGCTTGAGTCCATTCTGAGTGGCGAAGGCTATCACATCAGAGTCGCTATCAATGGAGACATGGCCTTAAAAAGCATTGCTAGCTCGCTACCAGACTTGATCTTGATGGATATTAACATGCCCGGCATTAGTGGCATTGAGACGTGCAAAAAGCTAAAGCAAGACCCCGAATTGTGTGATGTTCCGGTGATTTTCATCAGTGCAAGTTCGGATACGGAATCAATTGAGGAAGCGTTTGCTGCAGGGGGGTATGATTACATCACCAAGCCTTTTCGGGCAAGAGAAGTGCTTATTCGTGTAAAAAGCGTGCTATCCATACTACAAGCGCAAAATGAGAAATATCGCGCCCAGCTATTTTCGACGATGATTCAAATCACCATGGGTGTTGCACATGAAATGAATACGCCTATTGGTGTTTGTGTGACGGCAAATAGCTGCTTGCAATCACAAGCAAAGAAAATGCGTGAGAAACATGAAGCGAGCACGCTAACGCGTGATGATATTAGTGATTGGATTGATCAAGATGAAAATGTCTCTCAGTTGGTGACAAAGAACCTGCATAAGTTGGATCAACTTATTACTGCCTTCAAGACACTGCCGGTCCATGATGTGGCGGATGTCGAGGAGACGAATCTTGGTCAATTGGTACAAGAACTTGCAGAGGCGAAGACGCACTTCCTCGACCAGAAAAAGGTCGTGTTAAATTTACAATGTGAAGGTTTGGTTATTCCTGCAAAGAAGAAGCTCCTTGTCAAACTATTCGATAAGTTAATTGATAACTCTCTCGATCATGCGTTTGAAGATGACAATAAAGAAGAGCGTAAGATTGATATAACGTTAGAAAAAGTAGGTAGAGAGATCGCGATAGTCTATAGAGATAATGGCATTGGAATGGAGTTCAATGATCTAAAGAAACTCTTCGAACCCTTCTTTACGACCAAGAGAATTGAAAAACACATTGGGTTTAGTGCAACCATTATTTATATGACAGTGATATGGGGACTCGAAGGGAGTATTCAGGCTAAATCGAATAGCGGCCTCCAATATAATATACGCATCCCCATTCATAAGTAG